The window GACAGCGAGGATGACGAAGAAAACTGCCAGCCCGCGGGCGGCTGGAATCCTGTCCGTGAGCTTTCCGCCAGCGTACTGGCCGGCCATCCCGACGACCAGGAGACCGACGTATATGTAGAACCCGGGATCGATGTCGTACTGCTCGAGCGCGGGCAAGATTTCGAGTCCCTCGACCGCTGGCAGTCCGTGCATGATCTCGGGGAGGTAGGTGAGCATCCCGCGGTAGTACAGGCCTTCGAACGTGACGATGACGAAGACGATGGCGAACGCACTGGCGAAGAGGGCTCTGGAGTTCGTGACCAGGTCGCCGAGCGACAGCGCTTCGTCCGGGCCGGCATCGACGTCGTCCGCGACGGCCGCCGTCGAATCGAAGTCTGCGCTGAGTCCGTAGACGACCGCCAGAAAGCCTGGAACCGCGAGCATGGCCGCGACCAGCGGCCACTCGAGGAAGATCAGCAACGTGGCGGCGACGAACGGACCGAGGGCGATGCCAAAGTTCCCGGCGATCCCGTGCCAGGCGAACACCGTTCCCCGTTCCTCGACGCCGGTACTGATGAGCGCGAGTCCAGCGGGGTGGTATATGCTCGCGGCGATCCCCCACAGCAAGAGCCCGACGGCGATGGCGTAAATCGACTCGAGAACGGAGGCGGCCGCGAGGACGGTGAACGCGAGGCTCATCCCGAGCAGACAGAGCAGGATCAGTCGTTTAGGACCGTACCGATCGGCGAGGATGCCACCCGGGAGGGCGCCGATGCCGAACGGTGCATAGCCCAGGGCCACGATGAGGCCGATGAGGGTGACGGTCACGTCGAACTCGGCGAGCCAGACGACCAGAAAGATCGGAATCGCGGTCTCGAACCAGTGGACGAGGGCGTGGCCCGCCATGGTGAAGCCGGCGATCGATCGATCGTTCGAGTTGAGAGACATACGAGTGGGTTGGTACTCGAGTGGCTGGCGTCCGACTACTTAGCCGCTTGGAATTCGGCACTCGAGGGAGCGGTGACGAGACTGCTGTGAAACCGGTGATCAGATTGCTCGGAAATGGCTCTTCGTCGACTACATTCGGCTCGTTCCTGGAATCGAAGGAATAGCGAGTCCGTGCCTGAAGAGGGTTACTCGTCTTCGATATCGCGATCGCGAACGCCGACGGCCTTCGAAACGTCGACGTCCTCGGGTTCCTCCTGGCCACCCACGACGAGGTCGCCGTCGGGCCCCTCGACGTAGACGTCGTCGGCAAACCCGCCTTCGGCGTGGGGGTGTTCGGGATCCTCGAGTCGCTCGGGGGTCGATGGAGCCTCCGGAATGCCGCCCTCCGGTTCGAAGTCGCCGAGCGGATCGGCGATCGTGATGCCCCAGGTGTCGAAGAAGTCCCTGTAGCGCTCGTAGTGATCCTCGAGTTCGTCCGCGGGGAACTCCATCATCTCCGTCCAGCCGTGGTTGTAGAAGTCGAAGTTCGCCTGAATGTGGGTGATCTCGCGCGCTTCGGCCTCGGAGTACCCTTCGCGCAGCGCCTCGAGGTAGCTGTCCATCGTCGCCTCGAACAGCGCGTCGAGGTGGGCTTTGCGTTCCTCTGCGTGGGCCGAGTCGGCCTTCCTGGTGAACACTTTCGTGTGTAGGCGAACGAGTCCGGAGACGGCGACCGTCCGGACGACCGGCGTCTCGAGGGCCTTCCGGGAGGCGAAGTGACGAGCGTTCTGTCGAAGCTTCATAGGTCGTCGTAGGGGGCCGATCCTAAAGAGCGATGTGGAGTCGTCTCAGCGGACTCGTACGGATGAGTAATGCGTGGTGCCTCTCGGCCACGGGGAACTCGAGTGGACGCGTTCGATCAGAAAGCACATTCGTTCGGACATAACACGTTCACATGAACACCACCGCGCTCTTGAGGTCGTCACTCGGTTCAAACGAACATGTCCGATGACTCGAGGATAGGCGATATAGCAACCCACTTTAACCCCCGTTGCCAACATTTCGGACATGACTGAGTACGTCATCATCGGCGACGGGATTTCCGGCAGTTCGGCTGCCGAGACACTCCGGGAGGAGGATCCGGAGTCGTCGATCACCGTCATCACCGATGAGGGTGAACCGCTGTACAATCGAATTCTGATCAAAGAACACGCCAAAGGCAAACTCCCCGAGGCACCGATCTCGATTCACGACGAGGGATGGTACGAAGAGCGCGACATCACGCTTTCGCTCAACACCCACGTGACAACCGTCGACACCGACAAGAAGATGGTTCGTACGCACGAGAAAGCGGACATCTCCTACGACAAGCTGCTGATCGCGACCGGTGGGACGCCGACGCAGTTGCCCGTCGAGAACAGTGACGCCGACGGCATTCATCACTTCTGGACGTTCCAGGACGCCCGGAAAATCCGCGAGAGCGCCGAAGCAGCCGACGACGCCGTCATCGTCGGTGCTGGCCTGCTCGGAATCGACTTCGCCGCCGTCTGTGGTTCCCAGGACGTCGCCGGCAAGTACCTGATGCGCGGGGATCGGTGGTGGCGCTACGCGCTGTCGGCCGACGGGGCTGAAATCATGCACGACGGGATGCGCGACGTCGGCGTCGAACCGGTCTTCGACAGCGGCGTCAGTGAGTTCGTAGTCGACGACAACGGGTGCGTTGAGGCCGCCATCGACGCCAACGGCGACCGCTACCCGTGTGACTTCGCGGGCGTGGCTATCGGTCTGACGTTCAACACGGAGTTCCTCCGCGAGACCGACATCGAACAGGAAAACGGCATCGTCGTCGATCAGTACATGCAGACCAACGTCGACGACGTGTACGCCGCCGGCGACCTGACGCAGTTTTACGACGTACTACTGGGCGAACAGGCACAGAACGGTTCCTGGGGGTCGGCCAAAGAGCAAGGTCGGGTCGCCGCCGTCAACATGGCCGCCGACGACGACGCCGAGGAGTTCGAGTGGGTCTCCTCGTACTCGATCACGCACTTCGACTTCCCCTTCCTCTCGTTTGGCCATCCGACACTCGGCGACGAACACGCCGAACGACGCTACTCCGACACCGAGTGGCGACGGATCGCGTTCAAAGACGGCAAAGTCATCGGTGGCGTTCTCATCGGGGATCTCTCAGCACAGAGCAAGTTGAAACAACTCATGCGCGAACAGCGCGTCGTCTCCGATCAGGCCGAGGTACTGCTCGAGAAACGCGTCGATCTCGACAACCTCGCACCAACCCAGGAACAGTAGCCTTCGATCCGATACCGACCAATCGTCGATTTCTGGTGTTATTCCCATCGAACGGGCTGTAGAACCCATTCCTCGAGATTGCGGTGCTGGTTCAGCAGTGTTCATCGAGAAGTCACTCGAGTGTACGGATTCGGTTAACTCTGTTGAAACCCTTTAGGTGTGATAGAAATAGCGTACTGAATTGAGAGGATGGATGCAGAAAATCGACGCCGTTACTTTAACCAATTCGCGTAAATAATAACGACCAGTGGAACTACCTATTGTTTGTTAAGGGGGCGACAAAATAGTTACTTTATTGTAATCGATCGTCGCTATTTTTTACCTTTCCCCTTTTTGTACCCTTTGCCCTTTCCACACTTCTGCCTCGGCTTGTGGCCCTTCTTGCCTTCACGTTTTTTATGTTTATTACGGCTGTCTTTGCCAGTGTTGACGTAGCGAATGCACTGTCCTTGGTTTCGGAAGCCGTAGTTTTTCCATCCGCCACTCTTACAAGCCTCTTTGTTCGTTGGTGAGTCTCCGACTGCCGTGGCGCTCCCGCTCGCTGCCGTCCCCACGACGACGAGTGCGCCTACTGCCGCTCCTTTTTGCAACACGGAGCGTCGGATACACTGTCCGTTATTGGTTCGCTCTTTTCTGTCATGGTAATTCCACCTCACGCCTGTGAGGCGAACGCAAGTACTCCAGAGGCCCACTTTTAATAGATAGACCGTTCCAACCAGATCACATAATGGTTTCAATGGCAACACCAGAATTCGGTACAGAAGTCGACTGATAAACTGAGGTTGAATTTGACTAATTTTCCAGGACACATTTTACCAACCTTGAACATATTTGTTGTAGAATTTACGTTTCAACCTCCATTAATTGTTTTCATCAACGTAATTGCGTGGGTAATATCACGGTGGCGTGATTATTTTGACGGGAGCAAGAGGACATTTACACCATTAAAGACGGGTTATGAGCCAAGACCAAAATCGGGAAGAAATGCATTTGCTTACGCGTTCAAAAAATCCAGTCCAGAACAGCACGTGGGCAGTGAGCGTCCCATGAATCCGTGTAGAATCACCACCACCACCACAAACCATGCCAGATCTCGCGTGGCGTTCGCGCCCTGTATTCAGCACGACCCTTGAAACCTATCACCGATTACGGATCTCAACAGAGCCGTTCATTTCTGTTTTCTCACTGCTGCTGTGAGTCTTTCCTCTCGAGTGAACCAGGAGTCACGACCTACACGTCACCAATTGCGAACTGCAAACAAGTGCTCTCTACTACGTCGACCGAACGCCGATGCCGTGGAAGTCGCTGTCCTCGTTACCCTCGTCGGGTTCGACGACGGTGACGATCTCGCGATCCTCGACGCTGAGAACGGAGAACCCTGGCGACTCACCTTCGGCAGCGTGTGGGTCGCCCGAAAGCGGCTCGGGGCCGCGAAGGCTGACGAACATGTACTCGTCGTCCGGGGAGCCCCACATGATGTCCGGCGCGGGGCCGTAATCGTCAACTTCGTCGACGACTTCGTTTGTCTCCGGGTCGACGACCAGGCCGTTATCCGTTTCTCGGTTGAGAATCCAGAGTTCGTCGCCGTCGTCGGTGAACCAGAATCCGTGGGCGTCGTAGCCGTCGGTGTCTCGAGCGACGTCCTCGGCACTGTACTCGTCGGTCGGTTCGTTGGTTTCCGGATCGATCGGTTGGGTAGTTTCGGTGTCGACGGCGTACCACTCACCGACGCCACCCGTTTCCTCGTGGTTGCTTGGTGCACCAGCGGTCAGGTAGACGGTTTCCTCGTCGGGGCTGGCCATCGTCCCACAGTTAGTGCGGAGCTCAGCAGGGCTGAAGACGTGATCTATCTCGAACGAGTCGTAATCGAGCACGACGACGCCAGCGAAGTCGATTGACGGCCCGAGCGTGTGATAGGAGTGGCCGTTCGCATGATCGTGACAGATCGGTCGCCCGCGCACGCCGTCGTCGTCTTCGGGGAACTCGTCCTCTCGATCAGCGAACGCCGGTGCCTCGTCGATGACGAGTTCATCGACGATTTCGAACTCCTCGCTCTCGATATCGGCGTCGACGCGAACAATCGCTCCCTCGCCAATGGCGTCGACGTGGATGTGTTCGTCGTCGGGAGTGAACCCGGCGAAGTGCGAGCCAGCACCGGTCTCGAGATTCGCGACGAGTTCGCGATCCTCCGTTCGGTAGACGAGCGTCCGTGCTCCGGCGGTACACGCTACGGCGGCGTACTCGCCGTCGGAGCTGAAGTCAATCATGTGGGGTACCTGTCCGAACTCGTCGACGTCGTCGTTGACGTCGATCGAGGCGATTTCCTGGAATTCGTCGTCGCCGGTTGGTTCGTAGACGTAGATCTGGTCAGTTCCCTGATCGAGCGCCCACACCTCGTAGCTGTCGCCGCCGGCACCGTTGTCGTCGCTGCCAAGGCAGCCAGCAACGGCCGTGAGGGTCGCACCAGCCGCCCCGCCAAGAAACGCACGCCGAGTTGATTGTCTCATCGTACTACTCTCTGAGAACCCCATACGCAAAAATACACGGGTTTCAAGCCGTCTAAGCGGCAAATCTCATATCTAGACATAGGCTCCGGCAAAACTTGACACAGGTTTTTGTGTGTGTTCGAAGCGGATCAATGGATGTTCCTCGAGTCGCCAGTTGACCGGTCGGTCTCGCGAGTACAAACCCGACATGCGGTAATATATGCCACTTTCTGTGACAACGGCGGAGGTGGACTCGCAGGTGGTGACAGTACGCTGTGTCCCCCACATTGATTTCGTTGGGCCTATCAATGAGATGGCCGTCAACGCTGGCCAGGCACTCCGACGCACTTGCGGAACGCTTCCCCGGACAGGTCACAGCGGTAGGCCGGCTTGTACATCATGTTCGAGCCACCGGCGTCGACGCACCACTCCTCGGCGATCGACTCCCGGAGGTAGTACTGCGGGCGGACGTTCCCCGGCTGTACAACGTACTCGCTCAACTGGATCGGGGCACGCTCGAACAGCCCGCCCGGTTCGCGGCCGTCGATCAAGACGACTGACTTGTCTTCGAGATAGAGTCGCCCATCTCGAGCGCGCTTGGTGTGAGCGTTGTCGGGATGTGTCTCGAGGATTCGTTCCCGCTCGGTTCGTGGCGTCTCCGGGGTGACGACGTCGACGCGGTCGACGGTCAGGTAGCCGATCAGGTAGCGGTGGGCTCGTCCGTCGGGGTCGTCTTCGCGGCGAAGCCCCGCGTAGAAGCCGACGACGTCGCCTGACTCGAGTTCCCGGAGGCTGGTGACGTAGCCGCTGGTACGGTGTTCGCCGTAGGTGAGCGCCTCGAAGTTCGGATCGTGGTGGAGCGGCCAGGCGGCGAGGTCGTCGCCGGTGACGACGGCATCCCCGTCGTGGATTGGCTGGGGTCGAATGCGGGTCGTCAGATCGGCGGCACAGCCCTTGCTGTATCGGAGGTTCCACGAGCCCAGTGTTTCCGTCTCGCTGGTCTCGCGCGTTTTCTCCGGGATCGGCACGTACTCGAACCGGCCGTCGGCGTACAGCGGCGCGAGCGCGCCGATGTTCGTCGTATCAGCACCAATACCGGCGAGTACCACGGTCATAGGCGATGCTCGAGCGGCGGGTACAAAATCCTCGTGATGTCGGTGTCGGCGGTCGCTGTTGAGGGGTGATGGGTGCCGACGATTGGTCGTGTATCGTTTGCGAGGTGCCGGCGGTGAGACGATCGGTCTCGGTTTGGGAGCACACCGCTGGTCATTTCTCGACAGGGGTTCAAGAGGGGGTAGATAGAAACTATTATTTGAGACCCATATATTGTGTGACACTGATGGCACATCGTGGTGATGGGGAACGAATCTTAGCCAAATGTGCTAACTGCGACTCCGTTTATGCAGCACGGATGTGGCCAAACGGTGATGTGCAACCGATCGGTGCCACCGAATGCAGGTGTGGCACGACGGAGTTCATCGTCCTCGCAGAAATTGAGGATTCCGACTCCTCGAGGACGACCGGCACGGAGTGACTGCTGTGTGTTCTCGATCGTTCAGCGAGGGAAGACGCTCGAAAGCCACTGGATGAATCGGTCTGCCCATCCGATGAACCGCGTCGAGATCACGTGATCCGAAAGCCTTCGTCTCTCGTCAGTACGGTAGCCTCGGTCTGGCGAACGCCCTCGAGGCACGCGCCTTGCTTCGTTGAAGAGCTGTACTCCGTAGCTGGTTTAAAGATATAGATCGAGTACCGTCGCTCGCGAGAATATGAACGTATGTTCAAGAGTCAGTTTTTCCTGCGAGATCCTTTTGTCCTGCTGTAGCGTGAGTCGAATATGGCGACCAAATCCGACCCATACTGCAAAATCTGCAACGATACGATCGATTCCGGTGATACT of the Natronosalvus vescus genome contains:
- a CDS encoding MFS transporter, which encodes MSLNSNDRSIAGFTMAGHALVHWFETAIPIFLVVWLAEFDVTVTLIGLIVALGYAPFGIGALPGGILADRYGPKRLILLCLLGMSLAFTVLAAASVLESIYAIAVGLLLWGIAASIYHPAGLALISTGVEERGTVFAWHGIAGNFGIALGPFVAATLLIFLEWPLVAAMLAVPGFLAVVYGLSADFDSTAAVADDVDAGPDEALSLGDLVTNSRALFASAFAIVFVIVTFEGLYYRGMLTYLPEIMHGLPAVEGLEILPALEQYDIDPGFYIYVGLLVVGMAGQYAGGKLTDRIPAARGLAVFFVILAVLALAFIPVVNLGLGALIVLSGVLGFFLFAIQPFYQNAVAVYTPADSRGLSYGYTYLGEFGFGAASIAIAGFVLEEFALSTFFVVIASFAFVGAGLSVALALGLDRLLDRKSTDAGVDPEA
- a CDS encoding DUF6149 family protein is translated as MKLRQNARHFASRKALETPVVRTVAVSGLVRLHTKVFTRKADSAHAEERKAHLDALFEATMDSYLEALREGYSEAEAREITHIQANFDFYNHGWTEMMEFPADELEDHYERYRDFFDTWGITIADPLGDFEPEGGIPEAPSTPERLEDPEHPHAEGGFADDVYVEGPDGDLVVGGQEEPEDVDVSKAVGVRDRDIEDE
- a CDS encoding NAD(P)/FAD-dependent oxidoreductase, which encodes MTEYVIIGDGISGSSAAETLREEDPESSITVITDEGEPLYNRILIKEHAKGKLPEAPISIHDEGWYEERDITLSLNTHVTTVDTDKKMVRTHEKADISYDKLLIATGGTPTQLPVENSDADGIHHFWTFQDARKIRESAEAADDAVIVGAGLLGIDFAAVCGSQDVAGKYLMRGDRWWRYALSADGAEIMHDGMRDVGVEPVFDSGVSEFVVDDNGCVEAAIDANGDRYPCDFAGVAIGLTFNTEFLRETDIEQENGIVVDQYMQTNVDDVYAAGDLTQFYDVLLGEQAQNGSWGSAKEQGRVAAVNMAADDDAEEFEWVSSYSITHFDFPFLSFGHPTLGDEHAERRYSDTEWRRIAFKDGKVIGGVLIGDLSAQSKLKQLMREQRVVSDQAEVLLEKRVDLDNLAPTQEQ
- a CDS encoding YncE family protein, translating into MRQSTRRAFLGGAAGATLTAVAGCLGSDDNGAGGDSYEVWALDQGTDQIYVYEPTGDDEFQEIASIDVNDDVDEFGQVPHMIDFSSDGEYAAVACTAGARTLVYRTEDRELVANLETGAGSHFAGFTPDDEHIHVDAIGEGAIVRVDADIESEEFEIVDELVIDEAPAFADREDEFPEDDDGVRGRPICHDHANGHSYHTLGPSIDFAGVVVLDYDSFEIDHVFSPAELRTNCGTMASPDEETVYLTAGAPSNHEETGGVGEWYAVDTETTQPIDPETNEPTDEYSAEDVARDTDGYDAHGFWFTDDGDELWILNRETDNGLVVDPETNEVVDEVDDYGPAPDIMWGSPDDEYMFVSLRGPEPLSGDPHAAEGESPGFSVLSVEDREIVTVVEPDEGNEDSDFHGIGVRST